One region of Geitlerinema sp. PCC 9228 genomic DNA includes:
- the glpX gene encoding class II fructose-bisphosphatase, protein METTLGLEIIEVVEQAAIASGHWMGKGDKHTADHVAVEAMRKRLNEIHMRGRIVIGEGERDEAPMLYIGEEVGICTREDAEKVCNVQELVEVDLAVDPCEGTNLVASGQDGSMAVLAISEKGGLFNAPDIYMSKLAAPPVARGHLDIRKSPTENLKILAECMNRSVEELVVVVMDRSRHKELIQEIREAGARVRLISDGDVSAALSCAFSGTNVHALMGIGAAPEGVITAAAMRCLGGHFQGQLVYDPSVVKTGLIGESKEDNVARLKEMGIEDPDKIYTAEELACGETVLFAASGITPGTLMKGVRYFHGGARTESLVISTQSSTARFVDTIHLFDQPKTLQLR, encoded by the coding sequence ATAGAAACAACGTTAGGATTGGAGATTATCGAGGTGGTCGAACAAGCCGCGATCGCATCCGGTCATTGGATGGGCAAAGGCGACAAGCATACCGCCGACCATGTGGCGGTGGAAGCCATGCGCAAGCGCCTCAACGAAATCCACATGCGCGGCCGCATCGTCATCGGCGAAGGGGAACGCGACGAAGCACCCATGCTCTACATTGGCGAAGAAGTGGGCATTTGCACCCGCGAAGACGCCGAAAAAGTTTGCAACGTACAAGAGCTCGTCGAAGTTGACCTCGCCGTAGACCCTTGCGAAGGCACCAACCTAGTGGCCTCCGGTCAAGACGGCTCCATGGCGGTGCTAGCCATTTCCGAAAAAGGTGGCTTGTTCAACGCCCCCGATATTTACATGAGCAAACTCGCCGCCCCACCAGTAGCCCGCGGTCATCTGGATATCCGCAAATCCCCCACCGAAAACCTCAAAATCCTCGCCGAATGCATGAACCGCAGCGTCGAGGAGCTGGTGGTAGTAGTCATGGACCGCTCCCGCCACAAAGAACTCATCCAAGAGATTCGCGAAGCCGGTGCCCGGGTCCGCTTGATTAGCGATGGCGACGTTTCTGCCGCCCTTTCCTGTGCCTTCTCCGGCACCAACGTCCACGCCTTGATGGGCATTGGCGCTGCCCCAGAAGGCGTAATCACCGCCGCTGCCATGCGCTGCTTGGGCGGTCATTTCCAAGGGCAACTGGTCTACGACCCCTCTGTAGTCAAAACCGGCTTGATCGGTGAAAGTAAAGAGGACAATGTTGCTAGGCTGAAAGAGATGGGGATCGAAGATCCCGACAAAATCTACACCGCCGAAGAACTTGCCTGTGGCGAAACCGTTTTGTTCGCCGCCAGTGGCATCACCCCCGGAACGCTCATGAAAGGAGTGCGTTACTTCCACGGTGGTGCCCGTACGGAATCTTTGGTCATCTCCACCCAATCCAGTACAGCTCGGTTCGTGGATACCATCCACCTGTTTGACCAACCCAAAACCTTACAGTTGCGCTAA